Proteins from one Oryza sativa Japonica Group chromosome 12, ASM3414082v1 genomic window:
- the LOC107279759 gene encoding uncharacterized protein, with the protein MYADRRSKEFIDGVHYFLRVAEANRQRGFICCPCNKCKNQKEYSASRTIHFHLFESGFMPSYNCWTSHGEQGVEMEEDEVEDDNIPDFAQYVGFEGNQTGEEEIAADGNDVADDLGQMLQDAREDCESEKEAHKLDKMLEDHRTSLYPGCEQGHKKLDTTLELLQWKAKNGVSDKAFGDLLKLVKNILPGGNKLPETTYEAKKIVCPLGLEVHKIHACPNDCILYRGEEYENLEACPVCKALRYKIRRDDPGEVDGQLTKKRIPAKVMWYFPIIPRLRRLFRNKGNARMLRWHAEERQQDGMLRHPADGSQWRNIDRKFKEFGKDARNIRFGLSTDGMNPFGEMSPKQPGNDIDVYLRPLVEDLKQLWKKEGVPVWDEDKQEEFNLRALLFVTINDWPALSNLSGQSNKGYKACTHCMDETESTYLKHCRKVVYMGHRRFLAANHPVRKKGKHFEHKADHRTKPKHRSGKTVFAMVKDLKVVFGKGPGSQHIESEDGHAAMWKKNSIFWELPYWEFLDVRHAIDKGSHYLSPASYTLSKAEKESMFECLESIKVPSGYSTNIKRIISTKEKKFTNLKSHDCHVLMTQLLPVVIRGILPDNVRATITKLCAFMNAISQKVIDPDRLEALQNEVVQCLVSFELIFPPSFFNIMTHLLCHLVKEIRILGPMYLHNMFPFERYMGVLKKYVRNRARPEASIAKGYGTEEVIEFCVEFIEDLRPIGVPESRHEGRLRGKGTLGRKAITTVDNNLFRKAHFTVLQHSSLVAPYIEEHLALVRGPSGSITTFQGYEINGYTFYTRAQDMKSTNQNSAVRVDAMGHDGTTATYYGAIEDIWELDYGPLKVPLFRCQWVRLTGGGVMIDDSGMTTVDLNKVGYSDEPFVLANDVTQVFFVKDMSSKGKKGRGPDEPKRQVVLPGKRKIVGVEDKTDEDYDQLDGQPPFTVTIDPSILLSNEDTPYSRSDHKEGTIVRRKYVRSTVTADVMP; encoded by the exons atgtacgctgaccggcggtccaaagagtttattgacggcgtgcactattttttgagagtggccgaagctaacaggcaaaggggttttatttgttgtccatgcaataagtgtaagaatcagaaggagtattctgcatccaggactattcatttccacttgtttgagtcggggttcatgccaagctataattgttggacatcccacggagagcaaggtgttgaaatggaagaagatgaagtggaagacgacaatattccggactttgctcagtatgttggatttgaaggaaatcaaacgggggaggaggaaatagctgctgatggtaacgacgttgcggatgatcttggtcagatgttgcaggacgccagggaggactgcgaaagtgaaaaggaggcccataaattggacaagatgttggaggaccacagaacttcgttgtacccaggttgcgagcaggggcacaaaaagttggataccactctggagttgttgcaatggaaggcaaaaaatggggttagtgacaaggcatttggcgatttattgaaactcgtcaagaacattcttccggggggaaacaaattgccggagacaacgtacgaggctaagaagatagtctgcccgttaggactggaagttcataagattcacgcatgtccgaacgattgtatcctatatcgcggtgaggagtatgagaacctagaagcatgccctgtttgcaaagcactacgatacaagattagacgggacgatccaggagaagttgacgggcagctaacaaagaagagaattcctgctaaggtgatgtggtatttccctataataccacggctaaggcgtttgttcaggaacaaggggaatgctagaatgttgcgatggcacgctgaagagcgtcaacaggacgggatgctgagacaccccgccgatggttcgcagtggcgaaacatcgacagaaaatttaaagaatttggaaaggacgcacgaaacatacggtttggtttgagtacggatggcatgaatccttttggagagatga gccccaagcaacctggtaacgacatcgacgtgtacctaagaccactggtagaagatcttaaacagttgtggaagaaggaaggtgtccccgtgtgggacgaggacaaacaggaggagtttaacctacgagcgctgctgttcgtaaccatcaacgattggcctgcacttagcaacctatccggacagtccaacaaggggtacaaggcttgcactcactgtatggatgaaacagaaagtacgtatcttaagcactgtaggaaggttgtatacatgggtcatcgtcgattccttgcagcaaaccacccggtacggaagaaaggcaagcacttcgaacataaggccgaccaccgtacgaagcctaaacatcgcagcgggaaaacagtgtttgctatggttaaagatcttaaagtagtgttcggaaaggggcctggaagccagcatatagagagcgaagatggtcacgcggcgatgtggaaaaagaactctatattttgggagttaccatattgggaattcttggacgtacgccacgcaatcgac aaaggaagccattacttgagtccagccagctacactcttagcaaggcagagaaggaaagtatgtttgaatgcttggagagcataaaggtaccgtctggatactccacgaatatcaagcgaataataagcacgaaggagaagaagttcacaaacctaaagtctcatgactgtcacgtgttgatgacacaactgctaccagttgtaataaggggtatccttccagacaatgtccgggcaacaataacaaagctatgtgcattcatgaatgcaatttcgcagaaggtcatcgatccggatagattagaagcccttcagaatgaagtggtgcaatgtctcgtcagttttgagttgatatttccaccttcatttttcaatataatgacgcatctgctttgtcaccttgtgaaagagatccgtattctcgggcctatgtacctacacaacatgtttcctttcgagaggtacatgggcgttctgaagaagtatgttcgtaaccgtgctcgtccagaggcaagcatcgccaagggttatggaacagaggaggtcatcgaattttgcgtagaatttatcgaagaccttcgcccaatcggggtacctgaatcacgccatgaagggagactacggggaaagggaactctcggaaggaaagcaataacgacggtagacaacaatttattccgtaaagcccatttcactgttctgcaacactcttcattggtagctccttacatcgaggagcacttggctctagttcgc ggaccgtctgggtcgatcacgacattccagggatatgagatcaatgggtacacattctacacgagagcccaagacatgaagagcacgaaccaaaacagcgctgttcgtgtcgatgccatgggacacgatggaacaactgccacgtattacggtgccatcgaggacatatgggaacttgactatggtcctctcaaggttcctctgttccggtgccaatgggttaggttgactggtggaggcgtaatgattgatgacagtgggatgacaactgttgaccttaacaaggttggatactcggacgaaccttttgtccttgccaatgatgtaacgcaagtctttttcgtgaaggacatgtctagcaaaggaaagaagggcagagggcctgatgagcctaagcgtcaagtggttctcccaggcaaaagaaaaatcgtcggagttgaggacaagactgacgaggattacgatcagttggatgggcaaccccctttcacggtgacgattgaccctagcatcctcctatcaaatgaagacaccccttactcacgcagcgatcacaaggagggaacaatagtaaggagaaagtacgtgcggtcaaccgtcaccgccgatgtaatgccgtaa